In Pseudomonas deceptionensis, a single window of DNA contains:
- a CDS encoding ABC transporter ATP-binding protein: MNALELNAICKSFGPQCALDNITLSVPTGSRTVIVGPSGSGKTTLLRMIAGFEFPDSGSLSLNGQVLVDSTREVPAHQRLIGYVPQDGALFPHMSVADNIGFGLATKGHARQERIAELMDSVALQANMATRWPHELSGGQQQRVALARALAQQPRLMLLDEPFSALDTGLRAAMRKMVTRLLSDAGVTAILVTHDQGEALSFADQLAVMRQGRLVQSGQPLELYQHPRDEQTALFLGEAVLLPAKIEGGWADCDLGRIAVSHQGSSHAARIMLRPEQLQLNVTPGDPSGCPGVVTERDFGGNTCTLTVTLLAGRLEPGRSLPVHCPGLQAPPIGTAVQLTTRGRAHVLPQ; the protein is encoded by the coding sequence ATGAACGCCCTCGAACTCAACGCGATCTGTAAATCCTTCGGCCCTCAGTGCGCCCTGGACAACATCACCCTCTCGGTGCCCACGGGCAGTCGAACGGTGATTGTCGGACCTTCGGGCTCGGGCAAGACCACCCTGCTGCGCATGATTGCCGGCTTCGAGTTCCCAGACTCCGGCAGCCTCTCGCTCAATGGCCAGGTCCTGGTGGACAGCACCCGCGAAGTCCCGGCCCACCAGCGCCTGATCGGGTATGTGCCGCAGGACGGCGCCCTGTTCCCCCACATGAGCGTGGCCGACAACATAGGCTTCGGCCTCGCCACCAAAGGCCATGCCCGGCAGGAACGCATCGCTGAACTGATGGACAGCGTGGCCTTGCAAGCAAACATGGCCACGCGCTGGCCCCACGAGTTGTCCGGCGGGCAACAACAGCGGGTGGCACTGGCTCGTGCACTGGCGCAGCAACCACGGCTGATGCTGCTGGACGAACCCTTCTCGGCGCTGGATACCGGGTTGCGGGCCGCCATGCGCAAAATGGTCACCCGCCTGCTGTCAGATGCGGGGGTCACGGCGATTCTGGTGACCCACGATCAGGGCGAGGCCTTGTCTTTTGCCGATCAGCTGGCCGTGATGCGCCAGGGTCGCCTGGTGCAGTCCGGCCAGCCCCTGGAGCTGTACCAGCACCCTCGGGACGAGCAAACCGCATTGTTCCTCGGCGAGGCGGTGCTGCTGCCCGCAAAAATAGAAGGCGGCTGGGCCGATTGCGATCTGGGCCGCATTGCCGTCAGTCATCAGGGCAGCAGCCATGCGGCCAGGATCATGCTCAGGCCCGAACAACTGCAACTGAACGTCACCCCGGGCGACCCGTCCGGTTGTCCAGGGGTGGTGACCGAGCGGGACTTTGGCGGTAATACCTGCACCCTGACCGTGACCTTGCTCGCCGGCAGGCTCGAACCGGGCCGGTCATTGCCCGTGCACTGCCCCGGCCTGCAGGCACCGCCCATCGGCACTGCGGTGCAACTGACAACCCGGGGCCGGGCCCATGTGCTGCCCCAGTGA
- a CDS encoding EamA family transporter, which yields MGSSFFSTWTFWALLSAVFAAMTAIFGKIGITGINSDFATLLRTVVVLVSLALILYATGQYQSLGSISARSYLFLVLSGLATGASWICYYRALQLGQASLVAPVDKLSVVIVAVLGVTLLGEKLDIRQWAGISLITVGVVLLAWRK from the coding sequence ATGGGCTCGTCTTTCTTTTCAACCTGGACATTCTGGGCACTGCTGTCGGCGGTGTTCGCCGCCATGACGGCAATCTTCGGAAAAATCGGCATCACCGGCATCAACTCCGACTTCGCCACCCTGCTGCGGACCGTGGTCGTGCTGGTCAGCCTGGCGCTGATTTTGTATGCCACCGGCCAGTATCAGTCCCTGGGCTCGATTTCGGCGCGCAGCTATCTGTTTTTAGTGTTGTCCGGGCTGGCCACAGGCGCCTCCTGGATCTGCTATTACCGGGCCCTGCAACTGGGCCAGGCGTCGCTGGTCGCCCCCGTGGACAAGCTCAGCGTGGTGATTGTGGCGGTGCTTGGGGTGACGCTGCTGGGAGAGAAGCTCGACATCCGCCAATGGGCAGGCATCAGCCTGATCACCGTCGGCGTCGTGCTGCTGGCATGGCGCAAGTAA
- a CDS encoding methionine ABC transporter permease, with protein MNRTIEWNDILQLVLNATGETLYMVLLAGLFTLVIGLPLGVLLFISRSNGLYPMPRLNKTVGGLVNIGRSLPFVVMLIALIPLTRLLVGTTLGSTAAVVPITIGAFPFFARIVENALDEVDKGRIEAILAMGGDIWHVVFKVLLPEALPALLAGITLTLVMLIGFSSMAGIIGGGGLGDLAIRYGYQRFNNQVMFATVVVLVILVQSVQSLGDRLVRSLAHRR; from the coding sequence ATGAACCGAACGATCGAATGGAACGACATCCTGCAACTGGTGCTCAATGCCACCGGTGAAACCCTCTATATGGTGCTGCTGGCCGGGCTCTTTACCCTGGTGATCGGCCTGCCGCTGGGCGTGCTGCTGTTCATCAGCCGCAGCAACGGCCTGTACCCGATGCCCAGGCTCAACAAAACCGTGGGCGGGCTGGTCAATATTGGCCGCTCGCTGCCCTTTGTGGTGATGCTGATCGCCTTGATTCCGCTGACCCGGCTGCTGGTCGGTACGACGCTGGGCAGCACGGCGGCGGTGGTGCCGATCACCATTGGCGCCTTTCCGTTCTTTGCCCGGATTGTCGAAAATGCCCTGGATGAAGTGGACAAGGGTCGCATCGAAGCCATTCTGGCCATGGGCGGCGACATCTGGCATGTGGTTTTCAAAGTGCTGCTGCCCGAGGCCCTGCCCGCGTTACTGGCGGGCATTACCCTGACACTGGTGATGCTGATCGGCTTTTCATCCATGGCCGGGATCATTGGCGGCGGCGGTTTGGGGGATCTGGCGATCCGTTACGGTTACCAGCGCTTTAACAATCAGGTGATGTTTGCCACGGTCGTGGTGTTGGTGATTCTGGTCCAGAGCGTGCAAAGCCTGGGCGACCGGTTGGTGCGCTCCCTGGCTCATCGGCGCTGA
- a CDS encoding membrane protein, with product MNATAARWLNKVPEVTLSFWVIKIMSTTVGETGADYLAVDAGFGAGWTSLGMAALLAIALFCQMRTKAYTPWIYWLTVVLVSIVGTQITDILTDKLDVSLYTSTAIFSVLLGLNFLVWYRTERSLSIHEIVTPRRELFYWATVLCTFALGTAAGDLATEALGLGFTLGAVIFAALIALTLVAWRTGANTVLSFWIAYILTRPFGASLGDLLTQAKTYGGLGMGATWTSALFLSVIVLLVAAAQISVGNRKAVTA from the coding sequence ATGAATGCCACAGCAGCCCGTTGGCTGAACAAAGTGCCCGAGGTGACGCTGTCATTCTGGGTGATCAAGATCATGTCCACGACCGTGGGCGAAACCGGTGCCGACTATCTGGCCGTCGATGCCGGCTTCGGCGCGGGCTGGACCAGCCTCGGCATGGCCGCCCTGCTGGCGATTGCGCTGTTCTGCCAGATGCGGACCAAGGCCTACACCCCCTGGATTTACTGGCTGACCGTGGTGCTGGTCAGCATCGTGGGTACGCAGATCACCGATATTCTGACCGACAAGCTGGACGTCAGCCTGTACACCAGCACGGCGATTTTTTCCGTGTTGCTCGGGCTCAATTTTCTGGTCTGGTACCGAACCGAACGCAGCCTGTCGATCCACGAAATCGTTACCCCGCGGCGCGAGTTGTTCTATTGGGCCACGGTGCTCTGCACCTTTGCCCTGGGCACCGCGGCCGGTGACCTGGCGACCGAAGCCCTGGGCCTGGGTTTCACCCTCGGCGCGGTCATCTTCGCAGCCTTGATTGCCCTCACCCTCGTGGCCTGGCGCACGGGCGCCAACACCGTACTGAGCTTCTGGATCGCCTACATCCTTACCCGCCCGTTCGGTGCATCCCTGGGCGACCTGCTGACCCAGGCCAAGACCTACGGTGGCCTGGGCATGGGCGCCACCTGGACCAGCGCCCTGTTTCTCAGCGTGATTGTCCTGCTGGTGGCCGCCGCGCAAATCAGTGTCGGCAACCGCAAAGCCGTTACCGCCTGA
- a CDS encoding response regulator, whose amino-acid sequence MRILLVEDDPMIGDAIQGALTDASYAADWVKTGPGALSALDTQHYDMVLLDLGLPGKDGLQVLASIRGGNNPVPLLILTARDSLDDRLRGLDGGADDYLLKPFDMAELLARMRAVLRRKGGNALPVLGNGVVSLDLVSKQASTETHSGVTLSSREFALLQALLLRPGAILSRSELEDRLYGWGNEVESNAIEFLIHAVRRKLGSHIIKNVRGMGWMVSKNV is encoded by the coding sequence ATGCGCATACTGCTGGTCGAAGACGACCCCATGATTGGCGACGCGATCCAGGGCGCACTCACGGATGCGAGCTATGCCGCCGACTGGGTGAAAACCGGGCCCGGCGCCCTGAGCGCACTGGATACCCAACATTACGACATGGTGCTGCTGGACCTCGGCCTGCCCGGCAAGGACGGCCTGCAAGTGCTGGCCAGCATTCGCGGGGGCAACAACCCCGTGCCCCTGCTGATCCTCACCGCCCGGGACAGCCTCGATGACCGCTTGCGCGGGCTGGACGGCGGGGCTGACGACTACCTGCTAAAACCCTTCGACATGGCCGAATTGCTGGCCCGCATGCGTGCGGTGCTGCGGCGCAAGGGTGGCAACGCCCTGCCCGTACTCGGCAATGGTGTGGTGTCGCTGGACCTTGTCTCCAAGCAGGCCAGCACCGAGACGCATAGCGGCGTCACACTGTCCAGCCGCGAATTTGCCCTGCTGCAGGCGCTCCTGCTGCGCCCCGGGGCCATCCTCTCGCGCAGCGAACTTGAAGACCGTCTGTATGGCTGGGGCAACGAGGTTGAAAGCAACGCCATCGAGTTCCTGATTCACGCCGTGCGGCGCAAGTTGGGCAGCCACATCATCAAGAATGTCAGGGGGATGGGATGGATGGTTTCAAAAAACGTTTGA
- the flhB gene encoding flagellar biosynthesis protein FlhB, producing MMSNDSAQEKTEEASAQKLRKSREDGQTVRSKDLSTTVSLIATLLILKLVFSSYYHGLMESFRISFLNFHSSEITQEDLGLILSHNLLLFVKILAPLLLASLLVVVFSLIPGGWLFVAKNFYPKFSKLNPITGLARIFSKQNWVELLKSMVKIAVLIAVAWVLISDAIPQLTALQRTSLPTAIGTAFSMVFDVILALMGVFVVFSAIDVPIQKFFHLKKLRMTKQERKEEHKNQEGRPEVKARIKQIQRQISQRQISKVIKDADAVIVNPQHYAVAIKYDNKKAQAPFVIAKGVDDMALYIRKMAVANQLEVLEIPPLARAIYFTTQVNQQIPAPLYAAVAHVLTYILQLKAYKRGMRAKPQMPDHLPIPESMANKA from the coding sequence CTGATGTCTAACGACAGCGCCCAGGAAAAAACCGAAGAGGCGTCGGCCCAGAAGCTGCGCAAGAGTCGCGAAGACGGCCAGACAGTCCGCTCCAAGGACCTGTCCACCACCGTCTCGCTGATCGCGACCCTGCTTATTCTCAAACTGGTGTTTTCCAGCTACTACCACGGGCTGATGGAGAGCTTCCGGATCTCGTTCCTGAACTTTCACTCCAGTGAAATCACCCAGGAAGACCTGGGCCTGATCCTGAGCCACAACCTGCTCCTGTTCGTGAAAATACTCGCCCCGCTGCTGCTGGCCAGCCTGCTGGTGGTGGTGTTCTCACTGATCCCGGGCGGCTGGCTGTTTGTCGCCAAGAACTTCTACCCCAAGTTCAGCAAGCTCAACCCGATCACGGGGCTGGCGCGCATCTTCTCCAAACAGAACTGGGTGGAGCTGCTCAAGTCGATGGTCAAGATCGCCGTGCTGATAGCCGTGGCCTGGGTCCTGATCAGCGATGCCATCCCGCAACTGACCGCCCTGCAGCGCACCAGCCTGCCCACGGCCATCGGTACTGCATTTTCGATGGTGTTCGACGTAATCCTGGCCCTGATGGGGGTTTTTGTTGTGTTTTCGGCCATTGATGTACCGATCCAGAAGTTCTTCCACCTCAAGAAGCTGCGCATGACCAAACAGGAGCGCAAGGAAGAACACAAAAACCAGGAAGGTCGCCCCGAGGTCAAGGCCCGGATCAAGCAGATCCAGCGCCAGATCTCCCAGCGCCAGATCAGCAAGGTGATCAAGGACGCCGATGCCGTGATCGTCAACCCGCAGCATTACGCGGTGGCGATCAAGTACGACAACAAGAAGGCCCAGGCACCTTTCGTGATCGCCAAGGGCGTCGACGACATGGCGCTGTATATCCGCAAAATGGCGGTTGCCAACCAGCTTGAGGTGCTGGAAATACCGCCGCTGGCCCGAGCCATTTACTTCACCACCCAGGTCAACCAGCAAATCCCGGCGCCGCTCTATGCCGCGGTAGCCCATGTGCTGACCTACATCCTGCAACTCAAGGCGTACAAGCGCGGAATGCGGGCCAAACCGCAGATGCCGGACCATTTACCGATACCCGAAAGCATGGCGAACAAGGCGTAA
- a CDS encoding ATP-binding protein, which translates to MDGFKKRLSESVQLRLSVALSLTIVLVAALASVFAFFSALDEAHELQDDTLHQVAVLFDRQQMTLHYPRGQGPEGDDEESRVIIQYLADSKNAPANTDAALPLPLPTSLADGLSTVQVGGEAFRVLVRTTARGERIAVAQEVDARNKDARESAWRSLLPFLILFPVLLLVVGDLVRKLFRPIATLAAQIDQRAEQELHPIDEQHLPTEIRPFVVAINRLLARVAQSMDSQRRFVADAAHELRSPMTALSLQAERLAATDLPAPARERLQPLARGIERSRQLIDQLLSLAAVQFAGERPQTAVSVHAVYRRVLEDLLPLAERKQLDIGVEGVEDVQVMINEMDLFTLIKNLVDNAIRYTPAGGKIDLSVEPIQGSACLQIRDSGPGIALDEQARIFDPFYRSLGSGETGSGLGLSIVKAIAERIGARIELGYTDSLNHSGLCVSLWLKTAGH; encoded by the coding sequence ATGGATGGTTTCAAAAAACGTTTGAGCGAGTCGGTTCAACTCAGGCTGTCGGTGGCCTTGTCACTGACCATTGTGCTGGTCGCCGCACTGGCCAGCGTGTTCGCGTTTTTCTCGGCGCTGGACGAAGCCCACGAGCTGCAGGACGACACCTTGCACCAGGTGGCCGTGCTGTTTGATCGCCAGCAGATGACCCTGCATTACCCCCGGGGCCAGGGGCCAGAGGGTGATGACGAAGAATCCCGAGTGATCATCCAGTACCTGGCCGACAGCAAAAATGCCCCGGCCAACACTGATGCCGCACTCCCGTTGCCCCTGCCCACGAGCCTGGCTGACGGCCTGTCCACGGTGCAGGTCGGTGGCGAAGCCTTTCGCGTGCTGGTCAGGACCACCGCCCGGGGCGAGCGGATTGCCGTCGCCCAGGAAGTCGACGCCCGCAACAAGGACGCCCGCGAAAGTGCCTGGCGCAGTTTGCTGCCCTTCCTGATCCTGTTCCCCGTGCTGCTGCTGGTGGTCGGCGATCTGGTGCGCAAGCTGTTCCGGCCCATCGCCACCCTCGCCGCACAAATCGACCAGCGTGCCGAACAGGAACTGCATCCGATTGACGAACAGCATCTGCCCACGGAAATCCGGCCCTTTGTGGTGGCCATCAACCGGTTGCTCGCCCGCGTAGCGCAGTCCATGGACAGCCAGCGCCGCTTCGTTGCCGATGCGGCCCATGAACTGCGCTCCCCCATGACCGCGCTGTCCCTGCAAGCCGAGCGGCTGGCGGCCACAGACCTGCCGGCACCAGCCCGCGAACGCCTGCAACCCCTGGCCCGGGGCATTGAGCGCAGCAGGCAACTGATCGACCAGCTGCTGAGCCTGGCCGCCGTGCAGTTTGCCGGCGAGCGCCCGCAAACCGCCGTGTCGGTGCATGCCGTGTATCGCCGCGTACTGGAAGACCTGTTGCCGTTGGCCGAGCGCAAGCAACTGGATATCGGGGTTGAAGGCGTTGAGGACGTTCAGGTCATGATCAACGAGATGGACCTGTTCACCCTGATCAAAAACCTGGTGGACAACGCCATCCGCTACACCCCCGCAGGCGGCAAAATCGATCTGAGCGTTGAGCCGATACAGGGCAGCGCGTGCCTGCAGATCAGGGACTCGGGGCCGGGCATCGCCCTGGACGAACAGGCGCGGATCTTTGACCCGTTTTATCGCAGCCTGGGCTCCGGCGAGACGGGCTCAGGGCTGGGGCTTTCCATCGTCAAGGCCATCGCCGAACGCATCGGGGCCAGAATCGAACTGGGGTACACGGACAGCCTCAACCACAGCGGGTTATGCGTGTCGCTGTGGTTGAAAACCGCCGGGCACTGA
- a CDS encoding ABC transporter permease: MGRGGAWITGLAVLVSLLALLPIAFVVGVSWQVGWEQIEALVLRPRVGELLVNTVLLVLLTLPLCVVLGTALAWLTERSNLPGRRAWSLLAVAPLAVPAFVHSYAWVSLVPSIHGLPAGVLVSVIAYFPFLYLPVAATLRRLDPAIEDVAQSLGLKPWAVFWRVVVPQLRLALCGGALLVGLHLLAEYGLYAMIRFDTFTTAIFDQFKSTFNGPGANMLATVLALCCLAMLTAESAARGHARYARVGSGSAREQPIVRLGTRTTVLALALQGATCLLALGVPLLTLGKWLIAGGAQVWHWSELLPALEQTLLLGVAGAVLTTCAAVPIAWLSIRAPGRLQRVLESCNYITSSLPGIVVALALVTVTIHFARPIYQTTITLLLAYLLMFVPRALVSLRTGIAQAPVELENMARSLGRSPARALWLITLRLAAPGAAAGAALVFLAITNELTATLLLAPNGTRTLATGFWAMTSEIDYAAAAPYALLMILLSLPLTGLLYQQSKRTAGR; encoded by the coding sequence ATGGGCCGCGGTGGCGCGTGGATCACCGGTCTGGCTGTCCTGGTTTCGCTGCTGGCCTTGCTGCCGATTGCCTTTGTCGTCGGTGTGTCGTGGCAAGTCGGTTGGGAGCAGATCGAAGCGCTGGTGTTGCGCCCCCGTGTCGGCGAACTGTTGGTCAATACCGTCTTGCTGGTGCTGCTTACCCTGCCCCTGTGCGTGGTGCTGGGCACCGCACTGGCCTGGCTGACCGAGCGCAGCAACCTGCCAGGGCGTCGCGCATGGTCATTGCTGGCCGTCGCGCCGTTGGCGGTGCCGGCCTTTGTGCACAGTTACGCCTGGGTCAGCCTGGTGCCGTCAATTCACGGGTTACCGGCCGGGGTACTGGTTTCAGTCATTGCCTACTTTCCGTTTCTTTACTTGCCGGTGGCCGCGACATTGCGCCGGCTCGACCCTGCCATCGAAGACGTGGCCCAGTCCCTGGGGCTCAAGCCCTGGGCCGTCTTCTGGCGGGTGGTGGTGCCGCAATTGCGACTGGCCCTCTGCGGCGGCGCGCTACTGGTGGGTTTGCACCTGCTGGCCGAGTACGGCCTGTACGCGATGATCCGCTTCGACACCTTTACCACGGCAATTTTCGATCAGTTCAAGTCCACCTTTAATGGTCCGGGGGCCAACATGCTGGCCACCGTCCTGGCGCTGTGCTGCCTGGCGATGCTCACCGCCGAATCCGCCGCCCGGGGCCATGCCCGCTACGCCCGTGTTGGCTCGGGCAGCGCCCGGGAGCAGCCGATCGTGCGCTTGGGCACGCGCACCACCGTGCTCGCCCTGGCCCTGCAAGGCGCGACCTGCCTGCTGGCACTGGGCGTGCCGCTGCTCACCCTGGGCAAATGGCTGATTGCCGGTGGCGCGCAGGTCTGGCACTGGAGCGAGCTGCTCCCGGCACTGGAGCAAACCCTGTTGCTGGGCGTGGCCGGCGCCGTGCTGACCACCTGCGCGGCGGTGCCGATTGCCTGGCTGTCGATTCGCGCCCCCGGCCGCCTGCAGCGGGTGCTGGAAAGCTGCAACTACATCACCAGTTCGTTGCCCGGCATCGTGGTCGCCCTGGCACTGGTGACCGTGACCATCCACTTCGCCCGGCCAATCTACCAGACGACAATCACCCTGCTGCTGGCCTACCTGCTGATGTTTGTGCCCCGGGCCCTGGTGAGTTTGCGCACCGGCATTGCCCAGGCACCGGTAGAGCTGGAAAACATGGCCCGCAGCCTCGGTCGCTCCCCTGCCCGGGCCTTGTGGCTGATTACCCTGCGCCTCGCGGCACCCGGCGCGGCCGCAGGGGCGGCGCTGGTGTTCCTGGCAATCACCAATGAATTGACCGCCACCTTGCTCCTGGCACCCAACGGCACCCGCACCCTGGCCACCGGCTTTTGGGCCATGACCAGCGAAATCGACTACGCGGCAGCAGCGCCCTATGCGCTGCTCATGATCCTGCTGTCGCTGCCGTTGACCGGGCTTCTTTACCAACAATCCAAACGCACGGCTGGCCGATGA
- a CDS encoding iron ABC transporter substrate-binding protein: protein MTRRIPSLFKAALLTTALLSAGHVYAANPADGIVVYNAQHESLTKSWVEGFTKETGIKVTVRNGDDTEMGNQIVQEGSASPADVFLTENSPAMVLVDNAGLLAPVAPATLEQVGSAYRPAQGKWMGIAARSTVFVYNPSKLPAAQLPASLLDLASPDWKGRWAVSPAGADFQAIVAAVLELKGEAATLDWLKAMKANASIYRGNSAVLKAVNAGQVDSGVIYHYYSFVDQAKTGENSKNTALHYFKHQDPGAFVSISGGGVLASSKHPEQAQAFLKWITGKDGQAILETGNSFEYAVGQNALSNPKLVPLKQLDAPAVDASQLDSKKAVALMTQAGLL from the coding sequence ATGACCCGCCGTATTCCCTCTTTGTTTAAAGCCGCCCTGCTGACCACTGCACTGCTCAGCGCCGGGCACGTCTATGCCGCCAACCCGGCTGACGGCATTGTGGTTTACAACGCCCAGCACGAAAGCCTGACCAAATCCTGGGTCGAAGGCTTCACCAAAGAAACCGGGATCAAGGTGACCGTACGCAATGGCGACGACACAGAGATGGGCAACCAGATCGTCCAGGAAGGCAGCGCCTCCCCGGCCGATGTGTTCCTGACCGAAAACTCCCCGGCCATGGTGCTGGTGGACAACGCCGGCCTGTTGGCACCCGTTGCGCCCGCCACGCTGGAACAGGTCGGTTCAGCCTATCGCCCGGCGCAGGGTAAATGGATGGGCATCGCCGCACGCTCCACGGTGTTCGTCTACAACCCGAGCAAGCTGCCTGCCGCCCAGCTGCCTGCCTCCCTGCTCGATCTGGCCTCGCCGGACTGGAAAGGCCGCTGGGCCGTGTCGCCTGCAGGGGCCGACTTCCAGGCCATCGTCGCTGCCGTGCTTGAGCTTAAAGGCGAAGCCGCCACCCTCGACTGGCTCAAGGCAATGAAAGCCAACGCGTCGATTTACCGTGGCAACAGCGCAGTGCTCAAGGCCGTCAATGCCGGTCAGGTCGACAGCGGCGTGATTTACCACTACTACAGCTTCGTCGATCAGGCCAAGACCGGCGAAAACAGCAAAAACACCGCACTGCACTACTTCAAGCACCAGGACCCGGGCGCCTTTGTCAGCATCTCCGGCGGCGGCGTGCTGGCCTCCAGCAAACACCCGGAGCAGGCTCAGGCGTTCCTCAAGTGGATCACCGGCAAAGACGGCCAGGCCATTCTGGAAACGGGCAACTCGTTCGAGTACGCGGTGGGCCAGAACGCCCTGTCAAACCCGAAACTGGTGCCGCTCAAGCAACTCGACGCCCCGGCGGTCGATGCCTCCCAACTCGACAGCAAAAAAGCCGTCGCCCTGATGACCCAGGCCGGACTCCTCTAA
- a CDS encoding flagellar biosynthesis protein FlhA, protein MNVLNTLLPTLRSGRIGIPLVILSILAMIILPLPPLLLDVLFTFNIAMAVLVLMVSVSSKSPLDFSLFPTVILITTLLRLTLNVASTRIVLLEGHTGTGAAGKVIESFGEVVIGGNFIVGMIVFVILMIINFMVVTKGGERISEVTARFTLDALPGKQMAIDADLNAGLITQDQAKQRRQTISKEADFYGAMDGASKFVRGDAIAGILILIINLFGGFAIGMFVYDLPAGLAFKQFALLTIGDGLVAQIPALLLSTAAALIVTRINESAEITTQVRKQLLASPSLLYTVAGILLVLGIVPGMPHTAFIGFAAMVAGVAWCVSRFQPPAEATELETVSALSASMQNERSQTLAWEDIPHVERLSVSLGYKLVGLVNEAAGAPLTQRVRGLRQTLSENMGFLLPEIQIRDSLRLKAAHYSIHINGEQIDGAEIHADHLMAIPSADLYGEVDGILGIDPAYKMPVVWINPADKSRALNLGYQVIDCAGVIATHLNKVIRDNLAEIFKHDDVDNLMQRLTELAPKLTENLKGQLSYTQQHRVYRQLLVENISLRDIVTVATALVESSESTKDPVLLASDVRYALRRNIVASITGRRDEVSVFVLDNALENTLLGALSIAQQAGPVSLDNIPVEPNLLNQLQNAMPVVKEKLRKDGHPPVLTVMPQLRPLLARYARVFSPGLHVLSQNEIPENISVNIVGTLG, encoded by the coding sequence ATGAACGTATTGAACACACTTCTCCCGACGTTGCGCAGCGGACGCATCGGGATCCCGCTGGTCATCCTGTCGATTCTGGCGATGATCATCCTGCCGCTACCGCCCTTGCTGCTGGATGTCCTGTTCACCTTCAACATTGCCATGGCCGTGCTGGTGCTGATGGTCAGCGTGTCGTCCAAAAGCCCGCTGGACTTCTCGCTGTTCCCCACGGTGATCCTCATCACCACCCTGTTGCGCCTGACCCTCAACGTGGCCTCGACCCGGATCGTGCTGCTTGAAGGGCACACCGGTACCGGTGCGGCGGGCAAGGTGATCGAGTCCTTCGGTGAAGTGGTGATCGGCGGTAACTTCATCGTCGGCATGATCGTGTTCGTGATCCTGATGATCATCAACTTCATGGTGGTCACCAAAGGGGGTGAACGCATCTCGGAAGTGACGGCGCGTTTCACCCTGGACGCCCTGCCCGGCAAGCAGATGGCAATCGATGCCGACCTCAACGCCGGCCTGATTACCCAGGACCAGGCCAAGCAACGTCGCCAGACTATCTCCAAGGAAGCCGACTTCTACGGTGCGATGGACGGTGCCTCCAAGTTTGTGCGCGGCGATGCGATTGCCGGGATCCTGATCCTGATCATCAACCTGTTCGGTGGCTTTGCCATCGGCATGTTTGTCTACGATTTGCCGGCCGGCCTGGCCTTCAAACAATTTGCCCTGCTGACCATCGGTGACGGCCTGGTGGCCCAGATCCCGGCGCTGCTGCTGTCCACTGCCGCTGCGCTGATCGTCACGCGGATCAACGAGTCCGCAGAGATCACCACCCAGGTGCGCAAGCAACTGCTGGCCTCGCCAAGCCTGCTGTACACCGTGGCCGGGATTCTGCTGGTGCTGGGCATCGTGCCCGGCATGCCGCACACCGCATTCATCGGGTTTGCCGCCATGGTCGCTGGCGTGGCCTGGTGCGTTTCGCGCTTTCAGCCACCGGCCGAAGCCACTGAGCTGGAAACCGTCAGCGCGTTGAGCGCGTCGATGCAAAACGAGCGCAGCCAGACCCTGGCCTGGGAAGACATCCCCCACGTCGAGCGGCTGTCGGTGTCTTTGGGCTACAAACTGGTGGGGCTGGTGAACGAAGCGGCGGGTGCGCCCCTGACCCAGCGGGTGCGCGGCTTGCGCCAGACACTGTCGGAGAACATGGGCTTTTTGCTGCCCGAGATCCAGATCCGCGACAGCCTGCGGCTCAAGGCGGCGCACTACTCCATCCATATCAACGGCGAGCAGATCGATGGCGCGGAGATTCACGCCGATCACCTGATGGCCATTCCCTCAGCCGACCTGTATGGCGAAGTCGATGGCATCCTGGGCATTGACCCGGCCTACAAAATGCCTGTGGTCTGGATCAACCCGGCCGATAAGAGCCGGGCGTTGAACCTGGGCTATCAGGTCATTGATTGTGCGGGGGTCATCGCTACTCACTTGAACAAGGTGATTCGCGACAATCTGGCGGAAATCTTCAAGCACGACGACGTCGACAACCTGATGCAACGCCTGACCGAACTGGCACCCAAACTCACGGAAAACCTCAAGGGCCAGCTGTCCTATACCCAGCAGCACCGGGTGTACCGCCAATTGCTGGTTGAAAACATCTCACTGCGCGATATCGTCACCGTGGCCACAGCGCTGGTAGAAAGCAGCGAAAGCACCAAGGACCCGGTGCTGCTGGCGTCCGACGTGCGCTACGCCTTGCGCCGCAACATTGTGGCGAGCATCACCGGGCGCCGCGATGAAGTCAGCGTGTTTGTGCTCGACAATGCCCTGGAAAACACCCTGCTGGGCGCCTTGAGCATTGCTCAGCAAGCGGGCCCGGTGAGCCTGGACAACATTCCCGTGGAGCCCAACCTGCTCAACCAGCTGCAAAACGCGATGCCGGTGGTCAAGGAAAAACTGCGCAAGGACGGCCACCCGCCGGTGCTCACCGTGATGCCGCAACTGCGCCCGTTGCTGGCCCGTTATGCGCGGGTATTCAGCCCGGGGCTGCACGTGCTGTCGCAGAACGAAATCCCGGAGAACATCAGCGTCAATATCGTCGGCACCCTGGGCTGA